Proteins encoded within one genomic window of Hevea brasiliensis isolate MT/VB/25A 57/8 chromosome 8, ASM3005281v1, whole genome shotgun sequence:
- the LOC110667194 gene encoding probable CoA ligase CCL5, with protein MSFEESWPTAIDNRTNSVRRSDSSGFDQQTGIYHSLLQLGDDFQIPTRHDLDTSKYVLSQFPHPDHAESRVALIDSATNHQVTYAQLQRSIRAVASGLYHGLGVRKGDVVFVLSPNSILYPIICLAIFSIGAILSPANPINTQSEIAKQILDSGAKLVIAAPEELHKVATNGVPTLLTTRMSSDYSLSIEELIECSDTLEFPQVQITQSDIAAILYSSGTTGISKGVILTHSNFIAIMILLKWSVYASSAQNDVFLCFIPMFHIYGLAFFGLGLFCSGITTILMQRFDLQAMLDSIQAHKVNNLPAVPPVILGLVKHASKLRCDLSSLRRVGSGAAPLSKELTEEFRERFPWVELRQGYGLTESCGAATFFVSDEQAKAHPGSCGRLIPTFSAKVADIATGLALPPCREGEIWIKSPTVMKGYLKNEEATAATLASDGWLKTGDLGYFDEDGFLYILDRIKELIKHNGYQVAPAELEAILLNHPQVLDAAVIPLEDEEAGQIPMAYVVRAAGSELSEEQIIQYVAHQVAPYKKVRKVAFISAIPKSAAGKILRKELVSHSQLQKISKM; from the exons ATGTCTTTTGAGGAATCATGGCCGACTGCCATTGACAATCGAACCAACAGCGTTCGACGGTCCGATAGTAGTGGTTTCGATCAGCAAACTGGAATTTACCATTCACTGCTCCAACTTGGTGACGATTTCCAAATCCCTACTAGACATGACTTAGACACTTCTAAGTATGTTTTGTCCCAATTTCCCCATCCTGACCATGCTGAGTCCAGAGTTGCACTTATTGATTCAGCTACTAATCACCAAGTCACCTATGCTCAACTTCAACGATCAATCCGTGCTGTTGCCTCCGGCTTGTACCACGGTCTGGGGGTCCGGAAAGGTGATGTGGTGTTCGTTCTGTCACCAAACTCGATCCTTTATCCAATCATATGCCTAGCTATATTTTCTATAGGAGCAATCCTGAGTCCTGCCAACCCAATCAACACACAATCAGAAATTGCCAAACAGATACTTGACTCAGGTGCTAAACTTGTCATTGCAGCACCAGAGGAACTGCATAAGGTTGCAACAAATGGGGTGCCTACACTGCTTACAACTCGAATGTCTAGCGACTATTCTCTATCCATTGAAGAATTAATTGAATGCAGTGATACCCTAGAGTTCCCACAAGTCCAGATAACCCAATCTGACATTGCAGCTATACTATACTCTTCAGGAACTACAGGGATAAGCAAAGGTGTGATATTAACACATTCCAACTTTATAGCCATAATGATACTCCTGAAATGGTCAGTGTATGCATCTTCGGCTCAGAATGATGTGTTCCTGTGCTTCATTCCAATGTTTCACATATATGGGCTCGCATTTTTCGGGTTAGGGTTATTCTGTTCGGGGATTACTACTATATTAATGCAAAGATTTGATCTACAAGCAATGCTTGATTCAATTCAAGCTCACAAAGTTAATAACCTACCTGCAGTGCCTCCAGTGATACTTGGGCTAGTGAAGCATGCTAGTAAACTTAGGTGTGATTTGTCATCTTTAAGGAGGGTTGGGTCTGGAGCTGCCCCTTTGAGCAAGGAACTCACTGAAGAGTTCAGAGAGAGGTTTCCATGGGTGGAGCTGAGGCAGGGATATGGGTTAACAGAAAGCTGTGGTGCTGCGACCTTTTTTGTCTCCGATGAGCAAGCTAAGGCACATCCAGGTTCCTGTGGAAGGTTAATACCAACTTTTAGTGCTAAAGTAGCAGATATTGCAACAGGATTGGCTTTACCACCCTGTAGGGAAGGAGAGATATGGATAAAGAGCCCTACCGTAATGAAAGGGTACCTGAAAAATGAGGAAGCAACTGCTGCGACGCTTGCTTCTGATGGGTGGCTAAAAACTGGCGATCTCGGTTATTTTGACGAAGATGGGTTTCTTTACATTCTTGATAGGATCAAGGAGCTTATCAAGCATAATGGGTATCAG GTTGCTCCAGCAGAACTAGAAGCAATACTTCTGAATCATCCCCAAGTACTTGATGCAGCAGTTATACC TCTTGAAGATGAAGAAGCTGGGCAGATACCTATGGCGTATGTAGTAAGAGCAGCTGGTTCTGAACTCTCTGAGGAACAAATCATTCAATATGTTGCCCATCAG GTTGCTCCATACAAGAAAGTTAGGAAAGTAGCATTCATCAGTGCAATTCCAAAGTCAGCTGCAGGCAAAATCCTGAGGAAGGAACTTGTTTCACATAGCCAacttcaaaaaatttcaaaaatgtaG